The Setaria italica strain Yugu1 chromosome IX, Setaria_italica_v2.0, whole genome shotgun sequence genome has a window encoding:
- the LOC101775963 gene encoding L-type lectin-domain containing receptor kinase S.4, which yields MAFRVRLAVLSLLARCLLCSPADVDFVYNGFRGAANLTVDGSASVLHGGALRLTTDGNYLMGHAFFGPPVRMVLGGDAVASFSTAFVFDIVTAGGRGGGAGLAFVAAASKVLPGASPSLYLGLIGKDTMGNASNHVFAVEFDTAQAPGLLNEINDNHVGVDLNSLVSNVSEPAGYFADDGRKVPVPLESRQPIQAWVDYDGRSKILNVTIAPVSVASRPRRPLISQPIDLSPIFKQDMYVGFSAATGKLASSHYVLSWSFRTGGAAQSIDLSQLPEVPKPPPPPLSNSGSISAAIMIAALSCVATLLVIVAAIVAALWLRQRAALADTLEEWELDHPHRFPYKELYKATKGFKNSELLGAGGFGEVYRGVLRRSGDVMAIKRISSNGSQGMREFVAEIASLGRMRHRNLVELRGWCKRGQDLLLVYEFMPNGSLDTHLFGCRAGDGEPRPLLSWEQRVRILRGVASGLVYLHEEWEQVVVHRDVKASNVLLGADMGARLGDFGLARLYEHGADPATTRVVGTLGYMSPEIVVTGRATTATDVFAFGVLLLEVACGCRPIDPVTGVNLVRWVRELGVKGDLVHAVDERLEGRYDVEEAKLVLWLGLVCSQTRPEARPTMRQVCQYLDGEVDMQEEAMIVFADDDPVEFGSKASLTWSSCATVSAGSLQGGR from the coding sequence ATGGCGTTCCGTGTCCGCCTCGCCGTGCTCTCCCTGCTCGCTCGTTGCCTCCTCTGCTCCCCCGCCGATGTCGATTTCGTCTACAACGGCTTCCGGGGCGCCGCCAACCTGACCGTGGACGGCTCGGCGTCGGTCCTgcacggcggcgcgctccgGCTCACCACCGACGGGAACTACCTCATGGGCCACGCCTTCTTCGGCCCGCCGGTGCGCATGGTGCTCGGTGGCGATGCCGTCGCCTCCTTCAGCACGGCCTTCGTGTTCGACATCGTGACcgccggcggcaggggcggcggcgccggcctggCGTTCGTCGCCGCGGCGTCGAAGGTGCTGCCCGGAGCAAGCCCCAGCCTCTACCTTGGCCTCATCGGCAAGGACACCATGGGCAACGCCTCCAACCACGTATTTGCCGTCGAGTTCGACACGGCGCAGGCGCCCGGGCTCCTGAACGAGATCAACGACAACCACGTTGGCGTCGACCTGAACAGCCTCGTGTCGAACGTGTCGGAGCCGGCGGGGTACTTCGCTGACGACGGCAGGAAGGTCCCGGTGCCGCTCGAGAGCCGGCAGCCGATCCAGGCGTGGGTGGACTACGACGGCCGCTCCAAGATCCTCAACGTGACCATAGCTCCCGTGTCCGTGGCAAgtcggcctcgccggccgctcATCTCGCAGCCGATTGACCTCTCGCCGATCTTTAAGCAGGACATGTACGTTGGCTTCTCGGCAGCAACCGGGAAGCTGGCGAGCTCACATTACGTCCTCTCATGGAGTTTCCGCACTGGAGGAGCTGCGCAGTCCATCGATCTCTCCCAGCTGCCGGAAGTTCCAaagccgccacctcctccgcttTCCAATTCCGGTAGCATATCCGCCGCAATCATGATCGCCGCACTGTCCTGCGTGGCCACTCTTCTTGTGATCGTCGCGGCAATCGTTGCTGCACTCTGGCTGCGGCAGAGGGCGGCCCTCGCCGACACGCTCGAGGAGTGGGAGCTGGACCACCCGCACCGGTTCCCGTACAAGGAGCTCTATAAGGCGACGAAGGGGTTCAAGAACAGTGAGCTTCTCGGCGCCGGTGGCTTCGGCGAGGTGTACAGAGGCGTGCTCCGGCGGTCCGGTGATGTTATGGCCATCAAGCGGATCTCGAGCAACGGGTCGCAGGGGATGCGCGAGTTCGTGGCCGAGATCGCGAGCCTCGGGCGCATGCGGCACCGGAACCTGGTCGAGCTGCGCGGGTGGTGCAAGCGCGGGCAGGACCTGCTGCTGGTCTACGAGTTCATGCCCAACGGCAGCCTTGACACGCACCTGTTCGGCtgccgcgccggcgacggcgagccccgGCCGCTGCTGTCATGGGAGCAGCGCGTCAGGATCCTCAGGGGCGTCGCGTCGGGGCTGGTGTACCTGCACGAGGAGTGGGAGCAGGTGGTGGTGCACCGCGACGTCAAGGCCAGCAACGTCCTGCTCGGCGCCGACATGGGCGCGCGGCTGGGGGACTTCGGCCTCGCGCGCCTCTACGAGCACGGCGCGGACCCCGCCACGACGCGCGTCGTCGGGACGCTGGGCTACATGTCGCCCGAGATCGTCGTGACAGGCAGGGCCACCACGGCCACCGACGTGTTCGCCTTCGGCGTGCTGCTCCTCGAGGTGGCGTGCGGGTGCCGGCCCATCGACCCCGTCACCGGCGTCAACCTGGTGCGCTGGGTCCGTGAGCTCGGCGTCAAGGGCGACCTCGTGCACGCCGTGGATGAAAGGCTTGAAGGGCGCTACGACGTTGAGGAAGCGAAGCTGGTGCTATGGCTGGGTCTCGTGTGCAGCCAGACGCGGCCGGAGGCGCGGCCTACCATGAGGCAGGTCTGCCAGTACCTGGACGGCGAGGTGGACATGCAGGAGGAGGCCATGATCGTCTTTGCAGACGACGATCCCGTCGAGTTCGGCTCAAAGGCGTCACTGACTTGGTCGTCGTGCGCGACAGTATCAGCAGGCTCCCTGCAGGGTGGCAGATGA
- the LOC101786841 gene encoding mitogen-activated protein kinase 6, which translates to MDSSGGGGGAQIKGMATHGGRYVLYNVYGNLFEVSSKYAPPIRPIGRGAYGIVCAAVNSESGEEVAIKKVGNAFDNHIDAKRTLREIKLLRHMDHENILALKDVIRPPSRENFNDVYIVTELMDTDLHQIIRSNQPLTDDHCQYFLYQLLRGLKYVHSANILHRDLKPSNLFLNANCDLKIADFGLARTTSETDLMTEYVVTRWYRAPELLLNCSQYTAAIDVWSVGCILGEIVTRQPLFPGRDYIQQLKLITELIGSPDDASLGFLRSDNAKRYMKQLPQFPRQDFRLRFRNMSAGAVDLLERMLVFDPSRRITVDEALHHPYLASLHDINEEPTCPAPFSFDFEQPSFTEAHIKELIWRESLAFNPDPPY; encoded by the exons ATGGattcctccggcggcggcggtggcgcgcagATCAAGGGGATGGCGACGCACGGCGGGCGCTACGTGCTGTACAACGTGTACGGGAACCTCTTCGAGGTCTCCTCCAAGTACGCCCCGCCCATCCGCCCCATCGGCCGCGGCGCCTACGGCATTGTCTG CGCGGCTGTTAACTCGGAGTCAGGGGAGGAGGTTGCGATCAAGAAGGTTGGCAATGCGTTCGACAACCACATCGACGCCAAGCGGACGCTGAGGGAGATCAAGCTTCTCCGCCACATGGACCACGAGAAC ATCCTTGCCTTAAAGGACGTCATACGCCCACCAAGTAGAGAGAACTTTAATGACGTGTACATTGTTACTGAGTTAATGGATACAGATCTCCATCAGATCATACGTTCAAATCAGCCATTGACTGATGATCATTGCCAG TACTTCTTGTATCAGTTGCTACGAGGGCTAAAATATGTGCACTCAGCAAATATATTGCACCGGGATCTAAAGCCTAGCAATTTGTTCCTAAACGCAAATTGTGACCTCAAGATCGCAGACTTTGGGCTTGCAAGAACCACTTCGGAGACAGATCTCATGACAGAGTATGTGGTCACTCGTTGGTACAGGGCACCAGAGCTGCTGTTGAACTGTTCACAGTATACTGCTGCCATTGATGTCTGGTCAGTTGGATGCATACTAGGTGAAATTGTTACTCGGCAACCCCTGTTTCCTGGACGGGATTACATCCAGCAATTAAAACTGATCACTGAG CTAATAGGCTCACCAGATGATGCAAGCCTGGGATTCCTTCGAAGTGATAATGCAAAAAGATACATGAAACAACTACCACAGTTTCCAAGGCAGGATTTCCGCTTGCGTTTCCGCAACATGTCTGCCGGTGCAGTCGATTTGTTGGAGAGAATGCTCGTGTTTGATCCAAGCAGGCGGATCACAG TTGATGAGGCTCTGCATCACCCATACTTGGCTTCTCTTCATGACATTAATGAAGAACCTACCTGCCCTGCACCTTTCAGCTTTGATTTTGAGCAACCATCCTTTACAGAAGCACATATAAAAGAACTCATCTGGAGGGAATCTTTAGCCTTTAACCCGGATCCTCCCTACTAA